The stretch of DNA GCCGCGATCAAGCTGGTCAAGAAGCTCGAGGCCGATATCGTCCGCCAGGCGATCCTGAAGGAAGGCCGCCGCATCGACGGCCGCAACACCCGCCAGGTCCGCCCGATCGAAGCGATTGCCGGCTTCCTGCCGCGCACCCATGGCTCGGCGCTGTTCACCCGCGGCGAGACGCAGACCATCTGCACGACCACCCTTGGCACCAAGGATGCCGAGCAGATGATCGATGGCCTGACCGGCCTGCATTACCAGCATTTCATGCTGCACTATAACTTCCCGCCCTATTCGGTGGGCGAGGTCGGCCGCTTCGGCGCCCCCGGCCGGCGCGAGATCGGCCATGGCAAGCTTGCCTGGCGCGCGCTGCATCCGGTGCTGCCGACCAAGGAAGAGTTTCCCTACACGGTCCGCGTCACCAGCGACATCACCGAGTCGAACGGCTCGTCGTCGATGGCGACGGTGTGCGGCGGTTCGCTGTCGCTGATGGATGCCGGCGTGCCGATCAAGCGGCCGGTGTCGGGCATCGCCATGGGCCTGATCCTCGAAGGCAAGGAATTCGCGGTCATCAGCGATATCCTGGGCGACGAAGATCATCTGGGCGACATGGACTTCAAGGTCGCCGGCACGTCCGAAGGCATCACCAGCCTGCAGATGGACATCAAGATCGCCGGCATCACCGAGGAGATCATGAAGGTCGCGCTCGAACAGGCGCATGAAGGCCGGGCGCACATCCTGGGCGAAATGGCGAAGGCGCTGGGCGAAACCCGCACCGAGCTGTCGGCCCATGCGCCGCGCATCGAGACGATCACCATCGACAAGTCGAAGATCCGCGACGTCATCGGCACCGGCGGCAAGGTGATCCGCGAGATCGTGGCGACCACCGGCGCCAAGGTCGACATCGACGATGAAGGCGTGATCAAGATCTCCTCGGCCGACCTGTCGCAGATCGAAGCCGCCAAGGCGTGGATCCTCGGCATCGTCGAGGAACCGGAAATCGGCAAGATCTACACCGGCAAGGTCGTGAACATCGTCGATTTCGGCGCGTTCGTGAACTTCATGGGCGGTCGTGACGGCCTGGTGCACGTCTCCGAAATCAAAAATGAGCGCGTCGCCAATGTCGGCGATGTCCTGTCCGAAGGGCAGGAAGTGAAGGTCAAGGTGCTCGAGATCGACAATCGCGGCAAGGTCCGCCTGTCGATGCGCGTCGTCGACCAGGAAACCGGTGCCGAGCTTGAGGACACCCGCCCGGCCAAGCCGCCGCGCGAGGACCGTGGCGAGCGCGGCGAACGCGGTGACCGGCCCAAGCGTGACGGCGACCGCCGCCGCGACGGTGGCCGGGGTGGCCGTGACCGGGGCGACCGTCCGCGCCGCGAGCGTGGCGAAGGCGGCGGCCGTGAAGACGGCGGCGAGCCCGAATTCGCGCCGGCCTTCCTGACCGGCGGCGACGACTGATCATCGGCCCGCACCGGCCGGGCAAAGGGGCAACCGCTCCCCTGCCCGGCCGGTGCGGATCGCCGATGTCCGGGAGATCGGGACCGGCGGCAACAGGGTCAAAAAAGGCGATTATGTAGTTTGCAAACACATAATCGCGTCAGTTGTCGCAATCCTCGAATAGCGCTTGCCCGTAGGGAAGGTGACTGCCGAGACGCTCGAGATAGCAGGCCGCATGACACGGCCACGACTGGTTGCCCTCGCCTTTGGTGAAGATAGCAAGGGTGCATGGGTCTAAGCCGACCTCGGCCACAGGCTCGCCGCAAAAGCAGCAAACGCCTCCCATCACTCTGGCTTCCCAGGCTTGGGCTTATGCGCCATCACCTTGCGTAGCTGCGCTTCCCAGCGACCTTCGTCGTTGCTCGTATCAAGCTCCTTGGTCATTGCTTTGAAACGATCAAGTTGACTCTGTGCGGATTTCTTGGCTGCCTCGGTCATTATGGTCACCCACTCTCCGAGTTACGTCGCGCGCATGCTTCTCAACCACTTACTTGTAGAGGCGGGCTATAGTGGCTATTTCCCACTTTCCACAATTATCGCGCGCAGCCGAGGCGGCTTCGAACTGGCTTTACGCTCAGCAGAGCTTCAGGGTAACTGGACACCAATTACGACATATGTCATTGAGGCCCTTCTATTAGC from Sphingomonas changnyeongensis encodes:
- the pnp gene encoding polyribonucleotide nucleotidyltransferase; its protein translation is MFNKKTVEIEWGGKTLTLETGRVARQADGAVLATLGETVVLCAVTAAKSVKEGQDFFPLTVHYQEKYAAAGRIPGGFFKRERGATEKETLVSRLIDRPIRPLFPEGFYNEINCIAQVMSYDGENEPDILAMIAASAALTLSGVPFLGPIGAARVGYKDGEYQLNPTDAEVEAGSLDLVVAGTHDAVMMVESEAKELSEDIMLGAVMFGHREMQKVINAIIDLAEQAAKDPWDMAAQADQSAMKAKLKALVGADIAAAYKLTNKSERAQALNDARAKAKAAFADENPQDQMAAIKLVKKLEADIVRQAILKEGRRIDGRNTRQVRPIEAIAGFLPRTHGSALFTRGETQTICTTTLGTKDAEQMIDGLTGLHYQHFMLHYNFPPYSVGEVGRFGAPGRREIGHGKLAWRALHPVLPTKEEFPYTVRVTSDITESNGSSSMATVCGGSLSLMDAGVPIKRPVSGIAMGLILEGKEFAVISDILGDEDHLGDMDFKVAGTSEGITSLQMDIKIAGITEEIMKVALEQAHEGRAHILGEMAKALGETRTELSAHAPRIETITIDKSKIRDVIGTGGKVIREIVATTGAKVDIDDEGVIKISSADLSQIEAAKAWILGIVEEPEIGKIYTGKVVNIVDFGAFVNFMGGRDGLVHVSEIKNERVANVGDVLSEGQEVKVKVLEIDNRGKVRLSMRVVDQETGAELEDTRPAKPPREDRGERGERGDRPKRDGDRRRDGGRGGRDRGDRPRRERGEGGGREDGGEPEFAPAFLTGGDD